A segment of the Kineosporia corallincola genome:
TGGGTGCTCAACGGCCGCAAGACCTGGATCACCAACGGCTCGATCGCGGACGTCGCGGTGATCTGGGCGCGCACGGACGAGGGGATCCGGGGTTTCGCCGTCCCCACGTCGGCACCGGGGTTCGCCGCGCACGACATCGGGCACAAGATGTCGCTGCGCGCGTCGGTCACCAGCGAACTGCTCCTGGACGACGTGCGGTTGCCCGCGGGCGCGGTGTTCCCCGAGGTGCGTGGCCTGGCCGGGCCGCTGTCGTGCCTGAACGAGGCCCGCTTCGGCATCGTCTGGGGCGCGATGGGCGCGGCCCGCGACAGCCTGGCCACCGCCCTGCGGTACTCCCTGTCGCGCGAGCAGTTCGGCCGGCCGGTCGCCGGTTTCCAGCTGACGCAGCAGAAACTCGCCGACATGCAGCTGGAGTACACCAAGGGCGTGCTGCTGGCCCTGCACCTGGCCCGCCGCAAGGACGCCGGCACGCTGCGGCCCGCCCAGGTCAGCCTGGGCAAGCTGAACAACGTGCGCCAGGCCCTGGAGATCTGCCGCACCGCCCGCACGATCCTCGGCGCGAGCGGGATCTCGCTGGAGTACCCGGTGATCCGGCACATGGACAACCTGGAGTCGGTACTCACCTACGAGGGCACGGTCGAGATGCACACCCTGGTGATCGGGAAGGCGATGACCGGCCTGGACGCCTTCCGGTGAATCGTCATGACGATCGGGTCAGGACGACGGTATGAGATGGAGTGACCCGCACGAGCGCCGGACGGCTCTCCAGGCGCAGCACCGGGCCGGGCGCCGGCCGCGAGCAGCCCTGCCCAGGCGAAGACGTTCGGCCGCCGCCGACCCGTCCCGCTGGAAAGGGCTGAACCTGCTGGGTTTCGCGCTGACGGAGGTGCGGGAGCGCCTGTGACCTCCTATTCCCACGCGCGGATAATGCGCCCAGGGCGTAGCGGCCGGTTCCCGCCCGATTCTGTCGGTGCCCGCGGCTAGGCTCGTCGGCGTGACCCTGACCTTGCTGGCTGTGCACGCCCATCCCGACGACGAGGCCACCGGTACCGGTGGCGTGTATGCCAAGGCCGCCGCCGAGGGCGTGCGCACCGTGCTGGTCACCTGCACCGACGGTCGCTGCGGCGACGGGCCCGGCGGGGTCAAGCCCGGTGAGCCCGGCCACGAGCCCGAGGCGGTGGCCGCGGTGCGCACCGCCGAACTCGAGCGCAGCACCAAGATCCTCGGCATCGACGTGGTCGAGCGCCTCGGCTACCACGACTCGGGCATGATGGGCTGGCCCGACAACGACCTGCCGGGCGCCTTCTGGACCGCACCGTTCGCCGAGGCCACCGACCGGCTGGCCGCGCTGCTGCGCACCCACCGTCCCGACGTCGTGGTCACCTACGACGAGAACGGTGTCTACGGCCACCCCGACCACATCCAGGCCAACCGCGTCACCATGGCCGCCCTCGACCTGCTCGCCGCCGAGGGCTGGCAGCCGGCCAAGGTGTACTGGTCGTCGCCGCCCTACTCGCAGATGAAGATCTGGGGCGAGCTGGTGCGCGAGTTCGGCACCGAGGCGGAGCAGGCCGAGATGGCCAGGGAAGAGGCCGCGATCGAGGCCAAGCTCGCCGCCGGTGAGCGCCTGCCGATGGGCCTGCCCGACGACGAGCTGACCACCTGGGTCGACGTGAAGGCTTACGGTCAGGCCAAGTTCGAGGCGCTGTCGGCCCACGGCAGCCAGTCCGACAGCGCCATGTTCCTCGGTCTGGGCGTCGAGCGCTTCACCGGCATCATGGGCGTCGAGACCTTCCAGCGGGTGCGTGACACCACCGGCGCCCCCACACCCGAGGCCGACCTCTTCGACGGGCTGCGCTGACTCGTCAGACGTGCGGCTGGTCCCAGCCCCAGTCCTCCACCGTCCACCCGCTCGCCGGGTCACCCACGAGCGTCACCACCTGGGTGTTCAGCAGCGGGTGGGCGGCCACGTAGGCCGCGTCCACGTTGCCGGCCCGGGCCCCCACCCAGGTCCGGATCACCGCGCCGTGGCTGACCGCGGCCGCGCACGCCACACCGGAGGCGGCGATCTGCTCGATCACCCGGTCGTAGCGGCCCAGCTCCTCGGCGCCCGTCGGGCCGCCCGGCATCCGCACGTCGGTGAGACCCTCGACCCAGCTCATCGCCGTCTTCACGTACAGGTCCACCGACTCGTTGTCGGTGTTCATCTCCAGCTCGCCGGCGTCCAGCTCGCGCAGCCCGTCGTGGATCGTCACCTCCAGCCCGCGGTCACGCGCCAGCGGCGCCACGGTCTGCTGGGTGCGCACCAGGGTGGAGGCGTGCAGCGCCTGCACCGGCTCCTGCCGCAGCCGCTCCACCAGCGATGCGGCCTGCTCGCGGCCCAGGTCGGTGAGGTCCGCGCCGGGTCGCGCCGTGTCCAGGGCGCCGATCACGTTGGAGTGGGTCTGGCCGTGACGGATGAGCAGGAGACGCATGGAGAACCTTGTCGTGTGGGGAACCTGAGTCCCCATCTTCACCCAGACCCGGACCGGCCCGGCGGGCCGGTCCGGGTCTGGGGCGGGAGAGATGCACCACCCCGGGCCGCCGATCAGCCGGGATGGTGTCTTCTAGGATGGCGGGGCCGAGCGCAGCGGCGCGGTCGGTCCGCCGCGGCCCGACCGGGAAGTCTGAATGAACCTCTTCGTGCGCCTGTTCCTGTCCACCCTGCTCACCCGGCTGCGGCCGAAGGTGTCGCTGTGGGAGGGATCCCGCACCCCGTTCCGGGTGCTGCCGAACGACCTGGACGTGTTCCGGCACATGACCAACAGCCGCTACCTGGGGCTGTGCGACCTGGCCCGGCTCGACCTGATGGTGCGCTCCGGCTACTGGGCCGAGGTCGGCCGGCGCGGCTGGTACCCGGTGGTGACGGCGCAGACGATCACCTACCGGCGCTCGCTCAGGCTGTGGCAGAAGTTCGAGGTGCACACCCGGCTGCTGGGTTTCGACGAGCGCTCCTCCTACCTGGAGCAGACCTTCGTGGCCGCCGGCCAGACCATGGCCCGCGCGGTCGTGCAGGTGCGTTTCCTCCGGCGCACCGGCGGCTCGGTGCCGCAGGTCGAGCTGCTGGAGTCGGCCGGCGGTCAGCCGGCCGGGCTGGAACTTCCGGTCTGGGTGAAGGAATGGGCCGACAGCGTCCGCATCTCCTCCACCCCCGAAAACCCCTGACGCGGCTGCCGGATCAGGAACGCGTCGAGCTCGTCCTCGTGCTCCAGCACGAACCCGTGCCGCTCGTACAGACGCCGCGCCGGACTGCGCTGGAGCACGTCCAGCCGGGCCACCTGACCGTCGGCGTCGCACTCCTCCAGCAACGCCCCCAGCACCGCGCCGCCGATGCCCCGCCCCTGGAACCGCGGGTAGAGGTAGAACTGCTCGATCCACCGGCAGTCCGGCTCCTGCCGCAACGCCACCGACCCGGCGAACTCCCCGGCCACCTCGATGATCCGGGTGTTGCCCGGCACGTAACGCACGTACAGGTACTCCCGCGCCGAGTCCTCGCTCCACGGACGCAGCCGCTCCAGGTGCTCGCGGATCACCAGAACCTTGAGATCGGCGATCCGGTGCACGTCTTCAGCGGTCGCGGGGCGAAAACTCCAGTCAGCCATACGGTGATCCTACGATCGCGCGCCCGCGCCCTCCCGTGCCCCGTCGTCCGCCGCCCGGGCTCTACGCAGAACGGATGACGCCGCCGGGCGCCCCGGCCGTCGCAGGCAGAGCATGGGCGCCGAAGGCACAGGGTGGGCACAGCGAGGAGGCGGGGATGAGCAGCGGTCCCGACGACCCCGGTCCGGCCGGGGGCACCGACCAGGCGCCGCCGGCCCTGCCCCGCGCCCGGATGAACGTCATCTTCGCGACCATCGTGCTCGGCATGCTGCTGTCGGCCCTCGACCAGACCATCGTGTCCACGGCCCTGCCCACGATCGTCGGTGACCTCGGCGGCGCCGGTCACATGAGCTGGGTCGTCACCGCGTACATCCTGGCCGAGACCATCGCCACCGTGCTGACCGGCAAGTTCGGCGACCTGTTCGGCCGCAAGACGGTGTTCCAGGTCAGCGTCGTCATCTTCGTCGTCGGCTCGTTCTTCTGCGGCCTGGCCGACAACATGGGCATGCTGATCGCCGCCCGCGCCGTGCAGGGCATCGGCGGCGGGGGCATCGCCGTCACCGCCACCGCCCTGATCGGTGACGTCATCCCGTTGCGCGAACGCGGCCGCTACCAGGGCGCGCTGGGCGCGGTCTTCGGCGTGACCACGGTGATCGGCCCGCTGCTGGGCGGCCTGTTCACCGACCACCTGTCCTGGCGCTGGGCGTTCTACGTCAACGTGCCCCTGGCGATCGTCGTGATCGCGATGGCCGCCCGCGCCGTGCCCGGCATCGCCACCGCCGCCCGACCCCGCGTCGACTACCTCGGGGTGCTGTTCATCGCGCTCGGCGCCAGCGGCCTGACCCTGGCCACCTCCTGGGGCGGCGTGGAGTACGCCTGGGGCTCGGCCACCATCGTCGGCCTGTTCGCCGGCTCGGCCCTGGCCCTGGTCGTCTTCGTGCTCGTGGAACTGCGCGCCGAGGAACCGATCCTGCCGATGCGGCTGTTCCGCTCGCGGGTGTTCTCGATCGCCTCACTGCTCAGCTTCATCGTCGGGTTCGCGATGCTCGGCGCCATCACCTTCCTGCCCACCTACCTGCAATACGTGCAGGGTGCCTCCGCCACCATGTCCGGCATCCGCACCCTGCCGATGGTGCTCGGCCTGCTGGTCACGGCTCTGGCCTCGGGACAGGCCGTCAGCCGCACCGGCCGCTACCGGATCTTCCCGATCGCCGGCACCGCGGTCACCGGCGTCGGGCTGTTCCTGCTCGCCTCGATGGACGCCGGCACCCCCGTCGCCGTGCAGTCGCTGGCGATGCTCGTGCTCGGCGCCGGGATCGGCCTGTCCATGCAGGTTCTCACCATCATCGTGCAGAACACCGTGGAGTACCGCGACCTCGGCTCGGCCACCTCCGGCGTCACCTTCTTCCGCACCCTCGGCAGCTCGTTCGGTGCCTCGGTGATGGGCACGATCTATGCCAACCGGCTCGCGGACTCCCTGCCCGCGGCACTCGCCGAGGCCGGGGTACCGGCCTCCGCCGTCGCGACGCCGTCCGCCGTCCACCAATTGCCGCAGGCCACCCGCACGCCGATCATCCAGGCCTACGCCGACACCCTGCACACCATGTTCCTGTGGAGCGTGCCGGTCGCGGTGGTGGGCTTCCTCGTGGCCCTCGTGCTGCCCCAGGTCCAGCTGCGCGGCACCGCCCGCGAAGCGGTCAGGCACACCGGCGAGGGCTTCGCCATGCCCGCCGACCAGACCCCCGACGCCCAGCTGGAGACGATGATCGGGCAGATCGTCCGGCACCGGCCGGAGGCCGCCGTCGAGGTGCTCGCCCGCTCCCGGGCCGGCGTCGACGCCCCCACCGCCTGGGCCCTGATGGGCGTCCACATGCGCGAGGTGGCCCTCGACCAGCGCACCACCCCCACCGACATCGAGGACCATCTCGGCGTGCCGCACGGCGTGCTCACCACGTTCTACGACGGCGTGATCAACGACGGTCACCTGACCCGGGACGGCGAGACCCTGCGGCTCACCGCATCCGGCTCCGAGATCGTCACCCTGCTCACCCAGGCCTGGGTCACCTGGATCCGCGACCAGCTCGCGGACGAGTTCGGCGGCGCCGACCGCGAGGACTTCGAGGTCCGCACCCGCGAGGCGGTGCACCGGATCGCCCGCCGCGTCATCGTCGAGCAGCAGCGAGAGAGCCACCGAGTCTGATAGACACGACCACCATGGCCCTGGGGTGGAAGGTCGTCGTCGACAGCCGTAACGCGCCCGAGCTCGCCGATTTCTGGGCGGCCGCGCTGGAGTACGAGGTGGAGGACCAGTCCCGCCTCATCGAGCACCTGCTCGCCGCCGGGCAGCTGCCCGAGGCCGCGGTCGCCGAGCACGACGGCCGCCGGCACTTTCGCGGCCTGGTCGGCATCCGGCACCCGGACGAGCCGTTCGACGCCTTCACCGGCGTCGGGCAGGGCCGTCGCCTGCTGTTCCAGGACGTGCCCGAACCCCGCTCCGGCAAGAACCGGCTGCACCTCGACGTCCATCGGGACGGCGGTGAGCTGGAACAACACGTCAAGCGGCTGGAGGCACTCGGGGCCGTGCGCGTGCACGAGCTCGATCAGGGCGCGGCCGGGCACTGGTGGATCATGAACGATCCCGAGGGCAACGAGTTCTGCGCCACCTGATCGCCACCTGATCCCACCCGATTGTGCTCCCCCGGATCTCGTTGCCGCGGAGTTGATCACGTGGCAGGGTCGGCGGATGGAGTCCCTCCGACGTGACCTGCTGCGCTGGCAGTTCGACCTGGCCTGGTCGTTCTTCGAGTACCACCTGGAACGCCTGGAAGACGCCGACTTCCTCTGGGAGCCCGGACCGCTGAGCTGGACCATGCACCCCGGCCCGGACGGCACCTGGACCCCCGACTGGGCCGACAGCGAACCCGACCCGATCCCCACCCCGACCATTGCCTGG
Coding sequences within it:
- a CDS encoding acyl-CoA dehydrogenase family protein, encoding MDPIDVAIDLAGLDDLLTDDERDIRTAVRTMAQARIAPHVAGWFERGAVDDPRGLTRELGALGVLGMHLTGYGCAGTSATQYGLTCLELEAVDSGVRSLVSVQGSLAMYALWRHATEETRQEWLPRMATGEAIGCFGLTEPDHGSDPAAMRTSARRSGGDWVLNGRKTWITNGSIADVAVIWARTDEGIRGFAVPTSAPGFAAHDIGHKMSLRASVTSELLLDDVRLPAGAVFPEVRGLAGPLSCLNEARFGIVWGAMGAARDSLATALRYSLSREQFGRPVAGFQLTQQKLADMQLEYTKGVLLALHLARRKDAGTLRPAQVSLGKLNNVRQALEICRTARTILGASGISLEYPVIRHMDNLESVLTYEGTVEMHTLVIGKAMTGLDAFR
- a CDS encoding PIG-L family deacetylase; this translates as MTLTLLAVHAHPDDEATGTGGVYAKAAAEGVRTVLVTCTDGRCGDGPGGVKPGEPGHEPEAVAAVRTAELERSTKILGIDVVERLGYHDSGMMGWPDNDLPGAFWTAPFAEATDRLAALLRTHRPDVVVTYDENGVYGHPDHIQANRVTMAALDLLAAEGWQPAKVYWSSPPYSQMKIWGELVREFGTEAEQAEMAREEAAIEAKLAAGERLPMGLPDDELTTWVDVKAYGQAKFEALSAHGSQSDSAMFLGLGVERFTGIMGVETFQRVRDTTGAPTPEADLFDGLR
- a CDS encoding histidine phosphatase family protein, yielding MRLLLIRHGQTHSNVIGALDTARPGADLTDLGREQAASLVERLRQEPVQALHASTLVRTQQTVAPLARDRGLEVTIHDGLRELDAGELEMNTDNESVDLYVKTAMSWVEGLTDVRMPGGPTGAEELGRYDRVIEQIAASGVACAAAVSHGAVIRTWVGARAGNVDAAYVAAHPLLNTQVVTLVGDPASGWTVEDWGWDQPHV
- a CDS encoding thioesterase family protein translates to MNLFVRLFLSTLLTRLRPKVSLWEGSRTPFRVLPNDLDVFRHMTNSRYLGLCDLARLDLMVRSGYWAEVGRRGWYPVVTAQTITYRRSLRLWQKFEVHTRLLGFDERSSYLEQTFVAAGQTMARAVVQVRFLRRTGGSVPQVELLESAGGQPAGLELPVWVKEWADSVRISSTPENP
- a CDS encoding GNAT family N-acetyltransferase — encoded protein: MADWSFRPATAEDVHRIADLKVLVIREHLERLRPWSEDSAREYLYVRYVPGNTRIIEVAGEFAGSVALRQEPDCRWIEQFYLYPRFQGRGIGGAVLGALLEECDADGQVARLDVLQRSPARRLYERHGFVLEHEDELDAFLIRQPRQGFSGVEEMRTLSAHSFTQTGSSSPAG
- a CDS encoding MDR family MFS transporter, which gives rise to MSSGPDDPGPAGGTDQAPPALPRARMNVIFATIVLGMLLSALDQTIVSTALPTIVGDLGGAGHMSWVVTAYILAETIATVLTGKFGDLFGRKTVFQVSVVIFVVGSFFCGLADNMGMLIAARAVQGIGGGGIAVTATALIGDVIPLRERGRYQGALGAVFGVTTVIGPLLGGLFTDHLSWRWAFYVNVPLAIVVIAMAARAVPGIATAARPRVDYLGVLFIALGASGLTLATSWGGVEYAWGSATIVGLFAGSALALVVFVLVELRAEEPILPMRLFRSRVFSIASLLSFIVGFAMLGAITFLPTYLQYVQGASATMSGIRTLPMVLGLLVTALASGQAVSRTGRYRIFPIAGTAVTGVGLFLLASMDAGTPVAVQSLAMLVLGAGIGLSMQVLTIIVQNTVEYRDLGSATSGVTFFRTLGSSFGASVMGTIYANRLADSLPAALAEAGVPASAVATPSAVHQLPQATRTPIIQAYADTLHTMFLWSVPVAVVGFLVALVLPQVQLRGTAREAVRHTGEGFAMPADQTPDAQLETMIGQIVRHRPEAAVEVLARSRAGVDAPTAWALMGVHMREVALDQRTTPTDIEDHLGVPHGVLTTFYDGVINDGHLTRDGETLRLTASGSEIVTLLTQAWVTWIRDQLADEFGGADREDFEVRTREAVHRIARRVIVEQQRESHRV
- a CDS encoding VOC family protein; translation: MALGWKVVVDSRNAPELADFWAAALEYEVEDQSRLIEHLLAAGQLPEAAVAEHDGRRHFRGLVGIRHPDEPFDAFTGVGQGRRLLFQDVPEPRSGKNRLHLDVHRDGGELEQHVKRLEALGAVRVHELDQGAAGHWWIMNDPEGNEFCAT